The window TGAGCAAAGTGCCTCAGCTCCTGTGCTTGCAGTGCTTTCCCCAGGGTGCAGGGACCCAAGGGCTTTTCATCAACTGAATCTTCATTAACCCATCCTTCATCAGATAGCATTGCCTTCACTCGtagtgctgagcagagcttggAATTTGTCCGCAGTCCAAGTTCTTCAACCTCATTTGACTCCTCTACCTCACAGCTGGCATGAAAAAACAAGAATGCTTCAACAGGCAGCAGATCCGTTCACTaatattttcttgtgttttggggtttctaaAGGCAAGGATGCTTGGACCACAGGAAAACAGAATCAGAAGGGCTCTTCTCTTTGCCATACCTCAGGCTGTAATTCTTCCCTGAAAAATGGGGGGATTATATTCATTCTGGAGAAAAGCTCGTCTTTAATCCCATCCCAATGTGTATATCAGACTGTACTTCCataaggaaaaccaaaacaagtaAAAGCCCCTTGATTACTGAAGATTTGTCTTTAAGAAGAATATCTTTTCCATCTCCTTCATGAAGAAAGAGAATCTCAAACAAGGAGGAGATTAACTTTAAGAGCATGTGTTTAGTCAGTCCAGGGCTTTCCTGAGACCCAATATCCGTGAAGTGCTCCTTGGGAGACAGCTTGGGGTTATGCTTCCCACGCTTGCCATCCCGGTGGGGCTGGATGAAAAGATGTCCACTGGGGCACATCTGGTTTCTGTATTTAAGGGACTTGGACAGACTctgagacacagccctgcagataCCATGGCCggctctgagcacagctcaggctcCCACACCACAGCTCCAGTTTGCAAATAAGCTCCCATTTACAGCACACTGGGTAGCTGGGTGTTCAAAGTACCCAAATGTAAAGCCAAGTTTACCCCCAGGGAGGGTCCACCTGTACAAATAAATGAGTTTCAAACTGGGAAGCCAATGAGGTTCAGAATAAGAGACAAGATGCTGTTGTGTACCATGGGCGCATTATCATTCACGCTGGGGCAAATTAAAAGTTTCTTTTCCATGCATCTGGAAATGCCATGCAGTTGTGGTTTTCAGGCTAAAAATTGCCATGCCCCATCTTTAGAATATATTGGCAGATACAAAGAGGGAATATTTCCCACTGTCAAACAAGAAACAATACTGACACCGTCCTTTGAAAATACTACTAGATGCAGGACAGCTGAGATAAGAAATCAAGAGTTCAGAAAATAGAcactaatgagaaaaaaatttattatttagagTGTTTTAGTGGTGAGTGGTTTTGATTTGATTGAATTATAGCCTCACAGGAGGAGAAATGCCTctctctgagcacagcccaTTTTCTCAGAGGCCATTTTCATTAGGGCTGCAAATGGGGGCTGCCCTGGAAGCTGCAGTGTGTGTGGATGACTGGTGCAGAACAGCTGAGCACAAAAGAGGTTAAGAGGGTGGTACATGGAGCAAAGGCCCCACAAAAAGAGACATAGAAAACCATCAGGAGCTAGCAAGAAAGTAGAAATACAATGCAAGGAGGAGGGAGTTAAAAATTGAACCGTACATAATTAGCACAGTGTTTGCAGAGTGTTTAAGGTCAAAATGTCCTTAATTTTTACATGGATCAAAATATATCCAGTATTCCTCAGGAAATACTGCCAAAAACACACCAGAAAAATTTCCCTGCTTCCAAAAGGCAGATTCAGTTCTTCTGGCTTTCCATTCTAATTTGAAATGCAGGCCTAGCAGTGGGCAgtgatttcttttctgttcaggTTTTGATGTTTCCATGGTAGGTGACTGGGGACTCAAAACTTCACTGCCACAAAATGGCTGACAGCAAGTTGGCTTGTTTTGCACAGCAAAGATCAGAGACTTGTcattaaaacacacacacagcacctcTAAAAGGCAGCACTTTTACAGGCTGAGAACACAACCAGCTTCTGTAGCACTGAAACTCATTAGAGTTTACTTGGGGCTTTGTGTCTTGAGATGTGTATTTACTGGGGTGTCACAAGTAATTACTCGTTAACAAACCCTTATTCCCACTGTCATCCACACCTTGCAATTTCTGCCCTCAGTGAAACAGTCCCAAATAGCCAaactccctgcccagcctgtaaCCCAGTACTCACACcacttcttttccctttggCAGAAAAATGGAGATGCTGGATCAGACTATGAATATTTCCAATATTTCCAAGGTGGCACTAGATGGCAACTTCACTAACTGCTCCTCCAACTATATGGTTGACGGCTTCAAACAAGTCATTTATCCCATCACGTATCTCTTTATCTTCTTCCCGGGTGCTGTTGGAAACAGCCTCTCCATTTATGTTTTCTTCCAGACGTCGCAAAGGACCTCAGTAAACATTTACATGCAGAACTTGGCTATTTCAGACCTCATGTTTGTCAGCACTTTGCCCTTTCGAGCCTCATATTACCTCTTGGGATCCCGTTGGATATTTGGTGACATCCTCTGCAGGATCATGACTTACACCTTGTACATGAATATGTACTGCAGCATTTATTTCCTGTCCATGCTCAGCGTGGTTCGTTTCATAGCCATCGTCCACCCATTCAAACATGGAAAAGTGACCAACACCAAGTGTGCCAGGATTGTCTGTGTGGCCATATGGGTCTTcgtgctggcagctgccagccctctGTTAAACAAGGGAATCGCTGGCTACCGCAACCCAGTCAAATGCTTGGACCTGCACCCCTCCAGCACACACAAGCTCCTCATGATGAACAGCTTTGTCCTCGTCGTGGGCTTCATCCTGCCCTTCTGCACAATTGTGTTCTGCTACGTCTTTGCCATCAGAGCGCTGCTCAAGTCCCGGGctccacagagcaggagggcaaTCTGTCACAGGAAGGCGCTGCTGACCATCGTCATCACCCTCATCCTCTCCCTCATCTGCTTCCTGCCCTACCACATCCTGAGAACTGTCCACCTGATgtacagcagctgcagccaggccagcctGCACAAGGCGCTGGTGGTCACTCTCTGCCTCGCTGCCACGAACAGCTGCCTCGATCCCTTCCTCTATTACTTTGCGGCTgaaaatttcaaagcaaaaatcaGAAGTTTGTGCTGCAGGTAGTTGGTGCAGAATTgcaaacatatatatatatatatatatatatatatatatacagtcCTGATGGGATCTCTAGACTGGGTTCATACTATTCAATGGCAGaagctgtgtgctgtgctgctgaccagcctgcagctctgctgctcactgTCAGGCATCTCTGGAGCAGAAATCTCTGGGACAGAGCTCTTTGTGAGTGACCAAAACTGAGTCTGGACGATCTGAAGACAAGTGGCTGGGTGTGATCCCTGGTTGTCCTCTGTTTAGCAATGTAGAGACACCTCTGTGGTTCACCCTCCCCAGGACAAGGCATTGAAAGGAATCCACCTTGCTACTGGAGTCCCATTATTTCATTTCACAATACTGAGTGACTTGAAAGGGAAACTGCTCACCTGACCTCTTCAATGTCTGTGCCTGAACCCCACAGTGCTCCATTTCCCTGCATGTGCAGGGGTTCAGACACTGTGATTCCCTACACATTCACAGTACCCTGGCAGTTACTGCACACACTGTCAAAGGGGTTGTACATTAAAGAAATATAAAGCATCACTTATGCTTTCTACTGAGGCTGACTTAAAAAGCAGGAAGAGAGGCAAACAGGACCCAGCACTGGCTCAGGCAGCTCAGAAGTCACTAACCTGTCTAAATTTTCCACTCTGAGCCTGCTTAACATTTCATGGGTTTTCAAGTGAGAGAATGATTTCAAGCTAGTGGCATCGTCCTGGACTGTTGTGAGTAATCTGACTGCTGGCAATGAGGGGAGGATGAAGGcgcccagagcacagggctgcatcctgcagctcttcatGTGGAGTCAATTCCTTCAAGGTCATTGCAACACTTGTTTTTATGCCCACTGTTGCCAGTGCTTCTCACAAAGCTGAGGCTAAGCAGTTCCATTCCCATGCAAGGATCCAAAgacaaactttaaaaattattttggtccAAAAAGGTTGCTAGGGAGTGGTTTCCACTGCACAGGTAAGTCAGTCTGATACTGAACAGCTGCCAAAGGCATTCCCAATTGCTCATCTTCAGTTTTCTCTGAGGAGGAAACTGGTCCCTTTTTTCATATGATTAACTTCCTATTGGTTTGAATTTCCTACATCAAACATGGAAGAATCCAACAGGGAAGCACTAACCCAGgtacaggaagaaaaatttcatCAAATGGCTGTCTGTATTTGTAAGTCTctgaatattttctaaaatatgttttctaaaAATTAGACCTAAGTGAAAACAGGCTCCAAACTCAGTTAGACCATATTTAGATTTTGGGTTTAATTACCTCATCTTTTActaaaagcagagaagaagTTTAGTCATATTTTCCAAGAAAGCAGCTGGGCTTACATGAAAACTAACACAAATGCTGAAAGCCTTCTCTCGCAGTGAAATTCAACAAAGGAGGGTTTCTCTCTGTGAAGATACTTCTCAATGCTCTGAGCTTTTTATGTAGAAAGAACTCCATAAACTCAATGTTATtgctccaaaacaaaaataacagtaGCAAGCTATTTTTAGCTCTGtctgaaatattcagaaaaCAAATCATTGCTGGTCAGGTGGAAAAGTACTTGGCAATTCACTGGAAAaggcacatttttttcttggctATCTAAGGGTTATGTTCAATCTGTTTTAGTCACTCAATGCTGCCTTTGATGTAAGCACAGAGTTTTATCAGAAGTCTTCACTAAAGTTCATGCTCCAAATCCTTATTTCAATAACGCAGCAGCATACCTGAGAGCTGACCTGATGATGCCACGTGAACTCCTTGATCCCATGCTGTTGATGAAAAAGGGAATATTAGCAGTGGCTTGCAATGGGAATTTGATTGAGATGGTAACCATGCAGATATAGCAAGCTCATAATTGGAAGGAAAGGGCAAACtctttttctgtagttttcACCCATCAGGAGGAAACCTGAACAGCAACAAGTGACAAGCTTGAAGCCTCTCATGAGACCCCACTCACTTCAAATACTgcaaaagaatgcaaaaaaatagCCACAGTCTAATCTCACCCACATGCTTCTGTCTGTATCAGTCCAGTGCACCTGAATATCAGATAATTTTGCATTTAGAGGCTATATGTATCTCACTTACAAGGTCACTTTTTTGTATTGATCACACTACCACTTTGTTGGCAATTGAATCAACTGTCAGAACTGTGTTTTAATAAACTAGATTTACTTGTGgctgaagaaatgtttttcattgATCGCACAGCTAACAAGGGATCTCCTCTGAGCGCAGGGGAGAAGGAACAAGAAACAGACACTGAGTTTCTGTAAGTGGGCCATTATTTCTCAAGACTGAAATGTCCTTGGATGTGTGAGAACATCCTGCTGCGTATTCACGTTGCCGACAAAATGGTGGGGAACATGAGTCAAAATCTGAGGTACAGAAAATgtaatagaattttaaaattattatttaagaaATTCTAGACCATCTTTGTTAGGGACTTTCTCATGAAGTTTCAACAACGCTTGCATAACATGCCACATTCCCATTTACTGCCTTTACTCTGTTTACTGTTCTTGCATGTCTCTACTCACGGAGCTGAAGATTTGGGCTTTTCACTGTAAAAGTATCATAGTaaaaaatgtagtttaaaagcattttctatTCTAAAAATAAAGCTCCTGACAGTTAAATTGCTTGCAATGCCTCTAGGTCCCTCAAGGGACCACATTCCCCTTAAAAAGTACTTTGATATGTTTCCTTAAATTTCTAGGAAGCAAAATCTAAGAATAGCTATGTGCATAGGAAGTTAAAGCAACAGTAAACTTGTGAGCTTGAAGGAGACATAAGAATAGGAAATGAAGCCTTTAAGTGACTGGGACCCCgaagcagcagcaaataatCTACTCTCACATGcacatttttctgtcattcagGGAACCCCTGGTACTTCTAGACAAAGCTAGATTTCAGTTCAAAGCTACGCTAGAGTCATAGAgaggcagcagaaggaaatgccACTCTTCACGACAGCTTTTAAGCCCCAGTTTGAGACCACGTGTGGCTGTGATTGCCCGATGGGGCCACAGCAAGCAGGGGAGCATCTCATGATTGTGTGTCTCCCCTACAACTCTGCTCTCATGAGACCCCACCAAGAGAgctctgtccagctctggggcctccAACATGAGAAAGACTTGGACCTGTTCAGGTGAGCCCAGAGAAGGGCCATGAAGAtggtcagagggctggagcacctctcccatgaagacaggctgagacagTTTGGGGTATTTCagtctggagaaaaagaggctcCAGGGAGATCTCATATCACCTTCCAGTACCTTCAGGTGGCTACagaagagctggaaagggactATTGACAATGTAGTGATagcaaaaggggaaaaggcttgaaactgaaagagggcaggtttaaattagaaattaagaagaaattctgtactgtgagggtgatgaagCACAGGAACGGGTTGCCCAAACAAGCTCTATATGCTCCAACCCTtgcaagtgttcaaggccaggctgaatggggctttgagcaCACTGGTCTAATGAAATGTATCCCTGACCACAGCAGAGAGATTGAAACTAGATGATCTCTAagatcccaaaccattctatcattctatgattttattatttttattttaatcaatgCATTATCCTACTAATTTCCATGATACATCCTCTGCCTTCCTCAACAGTGTGTTGGGAGAAAGGGGTGCAGATTTCTCTGATCAGCACCTCCTTTCTGAGGTGCCTATTCCTTTATGCAACAGCAGCACACTgtgctgacagcagagcaggcagcagactTTTCCTCCATCTTAGAGGTGTTGACACTTCTCTTGGTCGCTTGGGATGGCCAAGGTAGAAATCACCTGCTGCTGATAGGAGTGGAAAGAAGATCTATCCAGAACAACCAGGTGCAATCACAGTCAAGAGGAGTCAGATGCTGTTTCAACAGTGATACCATCCCCAGGCTAGTGTTTTGAATTCTTGCATTGTATCTAAAGGAGTTCAAATGATGGTTTATTTAAAAGCCAGTGTAAATGATGTGCAGTCACAGATTTTCTGAGAGAGTCCAGCCTTGTTTGATGTGCTTCAGCCTCCTGGCCAGCACTGAGCATGACCTGCCAGGCACTGTGACTGTCCCAACACCCTGTGTAGTCCTGTCCCTCTCACATGTTGGGCTGTGTATATCCAGGAACCTTCCTGGACATCTGCAAAGACAAGCAGTATATTTAATTGCATTCAGCTGATGTTATGTAGCTACATCTGTTCATCCACCAGTCAACAGCTTAAGGAGGCCAAAGAAGTTAAGTAACTTTGTTTGTCccaatttccttttctgcctttcagaaAAACTGGCCAGAATTCCACCATTGCTTCTCCCTTTGATGTTACAGCTGAAAGGATGAAGCTAACACAGGGACCTGGTCACACAAGTCACATTCCTGTTCACAGGAGCAAAATGTGAGCCTTCTGAAGCTGAGAAATAAAGCTCTGGACCTTAGTCCACCTCTCATATTGCATCAATCAAAGCTTGAATGCTCAGAGTGGTGGCTGGCAGGTTTGCTTGTCATGTTTGCTGTTTGCATTTCCAGAGCTGAGATGCTGTGCATGTTAGCTGCTGGATGATAGTGTGTCTTCTGAGCAGCCATGGGAGATGCAACTGGGGATGATGCACTTGGCATGGAGCTGTGTTTAATTCCAAAAATTTTGGCAAATCAACCCCTGAAGAAGGGATCTTTGTTCTCTGCAGACTTTTCTTACATTTTAACCAGCTTTCAGTTCTGGAGGCAAGGAGCCTGTCTCTGGCAGGGCAGCTCTAGGAACCTTCTGATATCTAGCCCAAAAAGCCCTCCATAACAGATATATACCTTCTTGGGTTTGGTTTCTTCTTGCAAACAGTCTCTCACCAGAGTTTCAGGATATTTAAGGATGTTTTGCTCATTGGTAAGATACTCCTTACATGCTGTAAATTAGCTTTTTGTTGGCAACTGTGAGGACAAATAATCCAGaaggaatgagaaaaataatccaGTTCAAGAAGCAGCCATCATACATCTTCTGATCTTTATTACTGCATCTGGAGCAATCTCTTCTGGTGGTTCCtcacaattaaaaaagaaagcataaatGCAGATAATGAATGAGAATATTCTCTTAAAAACAATGCTCTCAGATaggcatcttttttttttttcttaattttgagTCTCACTCACCTAACCCCTAAAGACATTGAAGCTTGTAGAATTTCCCTGGTAAAGCTGCtatcagcagcacaggcacaccTGGATCCTCCAGAAGTGGAGGTGCCATGTGGAGTACCTGGCTCAGTGCTGCTaccccagcctttcccaggcacacaggggcagcctgtggagctgggcagagggatgCCCCATGGCCAGCCAGGTTTGTGAACCTTCCCATTGCCTGGCAACAGTCCAGATACACCTGACTCCTCACCAGCACaagcccagcccttcccacGCCTGTGTGTcgtggttgccatggaaaggaaaagcaggtgCAGAGACCAGATGGGAAGGACATGCTCCAGCAGGTCACCAGCATGTGTGACACAGCCTAGTGATGTGTCTGGCCATGCCACCTCCACTGACTTGTTAGTGCCAGATACAATTCCAGATTGGCTGCTTCCCAGTTCCCTTCCCTTCAAATTCCTAACGGCATCTAGTGACACCTGAGCTAGCTGGGCTTTGTAGGTGAAGTTTGCCCTGGGAAATGTAAGTGGATGGACACATGGCCCAGTTGGGAATGACGTAGGAGAACATGCTGCCCCTTTCTCAGAGGAATGGGACCCTCAAGCCAATGCCCAAAGACAAAGGAGCTGATGCCCCCCTGCAGAACCATCTCTCATTGTGACATTCACTGTCAGGACCATCACAGTGTAAGTAGCAGGCCATGCTCTCACAGGGAGAATCTTCATGCTTGCAAGGTGCAAGATGAGCTCAGGGACTGTGATCATGGTCTGTGGTGTCTCTTGCTTTTTTCTGACCATCTGATCTAGAGTTTGCATGGTCTGTCTTTCTGGAGGGATCCTGGAGACCTGATTCAAAATCGGCAAAGCCCACAAGCACAGTAGGACATGAAACAGGCAGCCTGGCAATGGGGAGAATATGTTCTTGGGTTGTGCTgtgggagagaaaaaatatgGAAGTACTGGATATGCTTCAGACACCAATTCCAGTGATGCACTTTATACTGGCAAGGGTCAAAACATTCTTATTACTGAAAAGTGTTATTGCTGTCTCCCCATGTATTTTCTTGGGATTATCCAaagccatgaaaaaaaatcaggccaCCAAATCAAAGCCACCATCCACCATAGACATATTCCTTGTCTTTCATCCAAGGCACTGCAAATGCCCCTGGGTGGAGATACCCCTGACCTGTCCTCAATGGAGCTGACACCATGGTCACCAGCATGCTGAGGCAAAGACAGAGTGCATCTGAACAAGCCTTTCCCAACACCACTACCCAATTAAGGCCTTTTTCCCTGAACAAGCCATCAGTAAGAGCTTTTAAAAGCCACAGGATCTCTTACTGAAACATCCTTAGGTAACTGTGCTCTTTTAAGACGTCTTCTAGAGCAAAACTGTACACAGAGCTACCCATTCAAGCAATCCAGCAAGATCAATTCAGAGAAACCCACTGATAAAAGGAAGATgccaaaccaaaacaccccCTCTCCTGTGCCTCTCCTGGTCTAGTATTCCTTGCTGTTTCCACTCCTACAGTCTGTACCTCATCTAAGGACAGGGCCCATGTGAGTATGTAGCTTGGGAGACAGTTCAACACATTGACAGAGGATTTGTACCTGATCAGAAGAGAAGGGACAGCAATAAAAATCATTCCTGAGCTGCATGGCCACCAAGAATACCCTGACACCTGCCCatcatccctgtccccctctCCACTCAAACAGGTACATGGCAACTTTCTTACCTTGAAAGTCCAATGAGCAGAGAACCAGAGGGAAAATACTGAGCTGAGCATGTCTACGACTGACTCAGCTGCATTTTCCACAGGGAACCAGGGTCACTTAACAAAGAGAAACCAACAGTCAGGGCATGAATGCCAGAGACTTTCTCAGAAAGGTGCAAAAATCAAGGGACTTATGAAACCTCTATAAGGAATACTATTTATAGTATTtctatactatatatatttccaggaactgggaggagctgttgactACCTTGAAGGTGAAGAAGCCCTGCAGAAATATCTTGAGAAATTAGagggctgggcaatcaccaGCCATATGAAGTTTAACAAAGACAAGTGCAGGATTCTGCACCTAGAGAGGGGCACACCTTGATGCAcggacagactggggaatgagagtCTGGAAAGCAGCACCTTGGAAAAGCACCTGGGGCTTCTGATCAGTGGCAATTTGAACACAAGTCAGGAATGCCCTGGCAGTCAGAAGGGCCaaccctgccctggggtgcatcaggcacagcattgccagccaggaaagggaggggattgtcctgctctgctgtgcactgcggcagcctcacctcaagtgctgggggcagttttgggtgccacaaggTAAGAAAGACATGGAACTCTTACAGAGTGCTCGAAGGAGGGCTACAAATGTGGTGACAGGCCTTGGGAGGAAACCatgtgagaagcagctgaggtcacctggtctgttcagcctggaggagactgagagaGAGCtcattgcagttacagcttccttgtgagggcaagaggaggggcaggcactgattgATCTCTTTGCCtctgtgaccagtgacaggaacTAAGGGGATGGCAAGAAGCTgagtcaggagaggtttaggctggatatcaggagaAGGTTCTTCactcagagggtggttgggcactggaacagctccccagagcACTGAGCTTGACAGTATTCAAGAAACatttggacagtgctcaggcccatggtgtgactcttggggtgtcctgtgcagggccaggagttgagCTTTGATGATCCTCATGGGTCCTTTTCCACTCAAGGTAATCTGTGGCTCTGTGTTCTGTGAATAGAAAGTCATGGCCAAATCTCCATTTCAGAAGTTCATCTAATTTGAATGGCTGTACCAGGAAAGAGCCTCAGAAGTCAGAAAGAGCTGTGCCTCTGTTGGTTAGACTGTGTCTCCCAGCCAAGAACTTGCTTTGTGTTTCACACACAGTACATTTCAAGATATTTAATTTCTGGCTTATAACACATTATCACTGCCATCACACAGTACTATAATATCCCTGCCTTCAGAGTGCCATCCTGATTCCTTATTTATTCTAGTAGTCAAGTAACAAAGGCAAGAGCAGCAAAATTTTGAGATTGCTGTTGAATTATGTTAGTGCCCTGGAGAGGCCAGAGGATGGATCCAGGCCCTTCTTGGTGCTgccaagcaacaggacaagaggcagaaACTAATGCACAAAAACTTCCATgtgaacatgaggaagaacttctttactaTGTGAGTGACcatgcactggaacagactgcctGTACAAGGCTTCTCATTggaaatagtaaaaaaaatatctggatACAATCCTGACTAACATGCTCCAGGTGAGCCTGCTTTAACAGGGATGGTGGATGGGATGGTctccagaggtgccttccaaccccaTCCATTCTGTGGTTTATTAGTCTTGGATTTTATACTTCACATCCGGTAATCAAAGAcagcagcataaaaataaaatactttaacCATAATAAGTAAGAGAGTTaagtatatacatatatatgtatatacacacactcaTATATACAAATGCAGGAACATACACACTcccacatttatttatttatttatacatttttatgtgTTTATATGTTTATGTACATGACCACAGATCCTAATTTGCAATGTCAATGAATACATATTTAGCAATCAGTGTCAAACCTCTCAAAAATTATGTCTTGTATAACCCTATTCCATTAATATCACATGggatatttataaaataaaaattgatttatAAAAGAACATATTCAGGACCTAATTCTGCTCCAGCATGTAATTGCAATGTGGATCTGAAGTATAAGAAAGTGAAGCTTGTTCCTTAAGTGATGTATCAAAATTCATACCTGCTCTGATGAGCATTCTTCAATAGGGGACAATTCAAGCCCAAATACCTCTTGTATTACATCTTGCTAAATTTTGCTTGACATCCCTATTATGAGAAAATTTCTGCTTCCAGTTTCATTGTGACTCTCCCTTTGGCCTGAGGTGACAGGTAAAACCTTTGTCATGCTGTCTTTTTTAAGAAGTTGACAAGCTGTCTAGTTTTCACACTTGGGAAAACCATGTGGAAAAGAATTCAAAAATCTCTACTGACAGCTGTGAAATTAAGAACAGGTTTTTGGCCTGATGCTGTATAGTAAAATAATGTTTCTTACTCTGTGGTGTGCAGGCTGGTGGGCTCCACAGATTCTTCTCAGACCACAGTGTGTAAGAAAAAACATCAAATCTGTTTTAGTCAGATCAAATGTGCTATTGGAAGGttcagaggaaagcagaaagcTGCCACAAAGCATCATTCCCAAATGTGGACATGTCCCTTCCCCAGAAGTTAATGTCCATGTTCTGTGCAAGCACTACCAGCAAGAATAAACAAGAGTGTAAGAGCAGCAAGGCTGACATTGCATTTTGAGAAATTCTGCACAAGTTCCTTGGGGCATCACTGCTCACTGGCTGGGGTCCTGAGCATTTCCATTTgtatgaggaaaagaaagacatCTAGCAAAATTCAAACCCTTCAACATCCCACTAAAGAAAGTAAAAGGTTCCTATTAAAAACTTAGGATTAAACCCACTCTCCACCATCAATGTTCCCGATTACAACTAATTTATCATTGTGGAGGGCATCAGGAGAATTCCAATCTTTAAAGTACAATGAAGTGATGAAAATGTAATAcctaaaaataaagatgaaataaaattatattgaaGACACATGAGAAATTGAAATTGATTTGAAGGCCAATATAATCTTCCAATAGAAGACAGTATTACATCTTCTTCTCATACACAAATGCATAAGAAGCAATCAAATTTTATCATTTCAGAAAAGATGTACCATAAGTGAAGGTGGTAACAACAGACTCAGactgttctgctgctctggggactTTTGCTCAGGCACTGTGGGATTGACCAGCTGCCTCTAG is drawn from Zonotrichia leucophrys gambelii isolate GWCS_2022_RI chromosome 1, RI_Zleu_2.0, whole genome shotgun sequence and contains these coding sequences:
- the CYSLTR2 gene encoding cysteinyl leukotriene receptor 2 → MEMLDQTMNISNISKVALDGNFTNCSSNYMVDGFKQVIYPITYLFIFFPGAVGNSLSIYVFFQTSQRTSVNIYMQNLAISDLMFVSTLPFRASYYLLGSRWIFGDILCRIMTYTLYMNMYCSIYFLSMLSVVRFIAIVHPFKHGKVTNTKCARIVCVAIWVFVLAAASPLLNKGIAGYRNPVKCLDLHPSSTHKLLMMNSFVLVVGFILPFCTIVFCYVFAIRALLKSRAPQSRRAICHRKALLTIVITLILSLICFLPYHILRTVHLMYSSCSQASLHKALVVTLCLAATNSCLDPFLYYFAAENFKAKIRSLCCR